In Paraburkholderia caballeronis, the following proteins share a genomic window:
- a CDS encoding ANTAR domain-containing response regulator, giving the protein MNAIVTPPDFSRHRVALIDCGERHLASLEKSLQRLGIRWVSIQKDDAPTPDDGFAAIVELDSFNSPNALARLRERAVPICALTQHETLSQIQRGVALGATAILNRPITQGSVYTTLMMALSLQRRLDELHAQNAALRHKLDSGPLVAQAIARLIVELNVSEDAAYERIRARSMATHRSIADVCVEILAHAADHRRSSS; this is encoded by the coding sequence GTGAACGCCATCGTTACCCCACCCGATTTCAGCCGGCATCGCGTCGCGCTGATCGACTGCGGCGAGCGCCATCTCGCGAGCCTCGAAAAAAGCCTGCAACGGCTCGGCATTCGCTGGGTGTCGATCCAGAAGGACGACGCGCCGACGCCGGACGACGGCTTCGCCGCCATCGTCGAACTCGACAGCTTCAACAGCCCAAACGCGCTTGCGCGGCTGCGCGAACGCGCGGTGCCGATCTGCGCGCTCACGCAGCACGAGACGCTGTCGCAGATCCAGCGCGGCGTCGCGCTCGGCGCGACGGCGATCCTCAATCGCCCGATCACGCAAGGCTCCGTCTATACGACGCTGATGATGGCGCTGTCGCTGCAACGCCGGCTCGACGAACTGCACGCGCAGAACGCGGCGCTGCGCCACAAGCTCGACAGCGGGCCGCTCGTCGCGCAGGCGATCGCGCGCCTGATCGTCGAACTGAACGTGAGCGAAGACGCCGCATACGAGCGGATTCGCGCGCGGTCGATGGCGACCCATCGCAGCATCGCCGACGTCTGCGTCGAAATCCTCGCGCACGCGGCCGACCACCGCCGCTCGTCGTCATGA
- a CDS encoding ABC transporter permease: MARFLLRRLAHSLAILLGITFITYALLYLLPADPVQQIAGRNATPDMLAGIRHQLGLDQPFWLQYLHYVGRLLHGDLGHSYVERTDVSLLLMARLWPSVQLMIWGIVCEIAIGISVGVLSALRRGSSLDRALMMFSFVGVSAPQFIAAMIVLYLFAIRLGWFPIGGYGGASHLVLPALTLGVLGSGWYARMMRSSMIEVLHQDFVRTARAKGLTRWRVVFRHVLPNAVLPVIPMIGMDIGYFMSGLVVVESVFGWPGVGQLTWQAIQQVDTPIIVGMTTLSAVAILLGNLVADLVVPYVDPRINLSHH, from the coding sequence ATGGCGCGCTTTCTGCTCCGCCGCCTCGCGCATTCGCTCGCGATCCTGCTCGGCATCACGTTCATCACGTATGCGCTGCTCTATCTGCTGCCCGCCGATCCGGTCCAGCAGATCGCGGGCCGCAACGCGACGCCGGACATGCTCGCGGGCATCCGCCATCAGCTCGGGCTCGACCAGCCGTTCTGGCTGCAATACCTGCACTACGTCGGCCGGCTGCTGCACGGCGACCTCGGCCACTCGTACGTCGAGCGCACCGACGTGAGCCTGCTGCTGATGGCGCGTCTGTGGCCGTCGGTGCAGTTGATGATCTGGGGGATCGTCTGCGAGATCGCGATCGGCATCAGCGTCGGCGTGCTGTCGGCGCTGCGGCGCGGTTCGTCGCTCGACCGCGCGCTGATGATGTTCTCGTTCGTCGGCGTGTCCGCGCCGCAGTTCATCGCCGCGATGATCGTGCTGTACCTGTTCGCGATCCGGCTCGGCTGGTTCCCGATCGGCGGCTACGGCGGCGCGTCGCATCTGGTGCTGCCCGCGCTGACGCTCGGCGTGCTCGGCAGCGGCTGGTACGCGCGGATGATGCGCTCGTCGATGATCGAAGTGCTGCACCAGGACTTCGTGCGCACCGCGCGCGCAAAGGGGCTGACGCGCTGGCGCGTCGTGTTCCGCCACGTGCTGCCGAACGCGGTGCTGCCGGTCATCCCGATGATCGGGATGGACATCGGCTACTTCATGAGCGGCCTCGTCGTCGTCGAGTCGGTGTTCGGCTGGCCGGGCGTCGGCCAGTTGACCTGGCAGGCGATCCAGCAGGTGGACACGCCGATCATCGTCGGCATGACGACGCTGTCCGCGGTCGCGATCCTGCTCGGCAACCTCGTTGCCGACCTCGTCGTGCCGTACGTCGATCCGCGCATCAACCTGTCGCATCACTGA
- a CDS encoding hybrid sensor histidine kinase/response regulator: MQLLVQQDLATLYGKIVETACELMGAQFGSMQMLTAGRAGESELTLIAHRGFMPEAAAYWRKVYVDSTSTCAMALVSGDRVVVPNVEACEPLTGTVDLQLYRRNGIRAVQTTPLRSRDGKLIGMLSTHWAAPHEPMERELCLLDLLARQAADLIERTRSEAALRDSEARLQHADRMKDQFLATLAHELRNPLASIRNALQIVRLDDERRRGEQVLGMLDRQVDHIVRLVDDLFELSRISTGALELQRAQVELGGALRAALDQSCPMIERGRHELTVRMPDEPLTVDGDEVRLVQVFSNLMNNAAKYTPEGGRIDVSLEGDDDHAVVRIADNGIGIAPEDHDRLFELFGRLQPTTAHAESGLGIGLSLVRRLVELHRGVVDAYSEGTGKGSCFTVRLPLVRSTPARASTPGEARGEIQPGLKVLIVDDNRDAGDSLGMLLELFGCDVRVEQDGDAALHTLGQFVPAVVMLDLGMPDMDGFEVARQLRADPRHAGTILVAVTGWGQPEDRERTREAGFDHHLVKPVSISTLQRIFSAASEAVPPG, from the coding sequence TTGCAACTGCTGGTCCAGCAGGACCTCGCGACGCTCTACGGCAAGATCGTCGAGACGGCCTGCGAACTGATGGGCGCGCAGTTCGGCAGCATGCAGATGCTGACGGCCGGCCGCGCCGGCGAATCCGAACTGACGCTGATCGCGCATCGCGGCTTCATGCCGGAAGCCGCTGCGTACTGGCGCAAGGTGTATGTCGACTCGACCAGCACCTGCGCGATGGCGCTCGTCAGCGGCGACCGGGTCGTCGTGCCGAACGTCGAGGCGTGCGAGCCGCTGACCGGCACCGTCGATCTTCAACTCTATCGCCGCAACGGCATCCGCGCGGTGCAGACGACGCCGCTGCGCTCGCGCGACGGCAAGCTGATCGGCATGTTGTCCACGCATTGGGCGGCGCCGCACGAACCGATGGAACGCGAGTTGTGCCTGCTCGACCTGCTTGCGCGGCAGGCGGCCGACCTGATCGAACGCACCCGCTCGGAGGCCGCGCTGCGTGACAGCGAGGCGCGCCTGCAGCATGCGGACCGGATGAAGGACCAGTTTCTCGCGACGCTCGCGCACGAACTGCGCAACCCGCTCGCGTCGATCCGCAACGCGTTGCAGATCGTGCGCCTCGACGACGAGCGCCGCCGCGGGGAACAGGTGCTCGGGATGCTCGACCGCCAGGTCGATCACATCGTGAGGCTCGTCGACGATCTGTTCGAGCTGTCGCGCATCAGCACCGGCGCGCTGGAGTTGCAGCGCGCGCAGGTCGAACTGGGCGGCGCGTTGCGCGCGGCGCTCGACCAGAGCTGCCCGATGATCGAGCGCGGCCGGCACGAGCTGACCGTGCGGATGCCGGACGAGCCGCTGACGGTGGACGGCGACGAAGTGCGGCTCGTGCAGGTGTTCTCGAACCTGATGAACAACGCGGCGAAATACACGCCGGAGGGCGGCCGCATCGACGTGTCGCTCGAAGGCGACGACGATCACGCGGTCGTACGGATAGCGGACAACGGGATCGGCATCGCGCCCGAGGATCACGACCGGCTGTTCGAACTGTTCGGCCGGCTGCAACCGACGACCGCGCACGCGGAGTCCGGGCTCGGCATCGGGCTGTCGCTCGTGCGGCGGCTGGTCGAACTGCATCGCGGCGTCGTCGATGCTTATAGCGAAGGCACCGGCAAGGGCAGTTGCTTCACGGTGCGGCTGCCGCTCGTGCGCAGCACCCCTGCCAGGGCTTCGACGCCGGGCGAGGCGCGCGGCGAGATTCAGCCGGGCCTGAAGGTGCTGATCGTCGACGACAACCGCGACGCCGGCGACAGTCTCGGGATGCTGCTCGAACTGTTCGGCTGCGACGTGCGCGTCGAGCAGGACGGCGACGCGGCGCTGCATACGCTGGGGCAGTTCGTGCCGGCGGTCGTGATGCTCGATCTCGGGATGCCGGACATGGACGGTTTCGAGGTCGCGCGCCAGTTGCGCGCCGACCCGCGGCACGCGGGCACGATCCTCGTCGCGGTGACCGGCTGGGGCCAGCCGGAGGATCGCGAGCGCACGCGCGAAGCCGGCTTCGACCATCATCTGGTGAAGCCGGTCAGCATCTCCACGCTGCAACGGATTTTCTCGGCGGCGTCCGAGGCGGTGCCGCCGGGTTAG
- a CDS encoding ABC transporter substrate-binding protein, which yields MKKTLVAQALAAAVALYAGAASADAPKNGGTITVTYQNDVTTLDPAIGYDWQNWSLIKSVFDRLMDYKPGTTELVPSLADSYTVSPDGKVYTFRLKHGVLFQNGREMKAADVKYSIERSVNPKTQSPGSGFFASLDGYQAVVDGKTTTLSGVKAVDDYTVQFTLSHPDATFLQVLALNFASVVPKEAVDQAKGDFGHHPVGSGAFSLASWQLGHELVFAKNPHYFQKGLPHLDGMKFEIGQDPSVALLRLERGEVDIAGDGVPPAQYLQFRADPKYKSLLVVGAQLETSYLTLKTTLPPFDNLKVRQAVNMAINKDHIIRIINGRAKPANQILPPGMPAYDTTFKGYAYDPAAAKKLLAEAGHPNGFDTELYVMNTDPQPRIAQAIQQDLAQVGIRAQIKSLEQSNIIAAGGTKDKAPMIWSGGMGWLADFPDPSDFYGPILSCSSATPGGWNWPLYCNKALDAEATAADSLVKPEQRAERLAKWTSIYRQAMADAPWAPVFNEARITVRSPRMGGDDALYVDPVHYPVNYDFIWVK from the coding sequence ATGAAAAAAACGCTCGTTGCCCAAGCCCTCGCCGCCGCCGTGGCACTTTACGCCGGCGCGGCCAGCGCCGATGCGCCGAAGAACGGCGGCACGATCACCGTCACGTACCAGAACGACGTGACGACGCTCGACCCGGCGATCGGTTATGACTGGCAGAACTGGTCGCTCATCAAGAGCGTGTTCGACCGGCTGATGGACTACAAGCCGGGCACGACCGAACTCGTGCCGTCGCTCGCGGACAGCTACACGGTGTCGCCGGACGGCAAGGTGTACACGTTCCGGCTGAAACACGGCGTGCTGTTCCAGAACGGCCGCGAGATGAAGGCCGCCGACGTGAAGTATTCGATCGAACGCTCGGTGAACCCGAAGACGCAAAGCCCCGGTTCGGGTTTCTTCGCGTCGCTCGACGGCTACCAGGCCGTGGTGGACGGCAAGACGACGACGCTGTCGGGCGTGAAGGCGGTGGACGACTACACGGTGCAGTTCACGTTGAGCCATCCGGACGCGACGTTCCTGCAGGTGCTGGCGCTGAACTTCGCGTCGGTGGTGCCGAAGGAAGCGGTCGATCAGGCGAAGGGCGACTTCGGCCATCATCCGGTCGGCAGCGGCGCGTTCAGCCTCGCGAGCTGGCAGCTCGGCCACGAACTGGTGTTCGCGAAGAACCCGCACTACTTCCAGAAAGGACTGCCGCATCTCGACGGAATGAAGTTCGAGATCGGCCAGGACCCGTCGGTCGCGCTGCTGCGGCTCGAACGCGGCGAAGTGGACATCGCCGGCGACGGCGTGCCGCCCGCGCAGTACCTCCAGTTCCGCGCCGATCCGAAGTACAAGAGCCTGCTGGTCGTCGGCGCGCAGCTCGAAACGAGCTACCTCACGCTGAAAACGACGCTGCCGCCGTTCGACAACCTGAAGGTGCGCCAGGCGGTCAACATGGCGATCAACAAGGATCACATCATCCGGATCATCAACGGCCGCGCGAAACCCGCGAACCAGATCCTGCCGCCGGGCATGCCGGCCTACGACACGACGTTCAAGGGCTACGCCTACGATCCCGCCGCCGCGAAGAAGCTGCTCGCGGAAGCCGGCCATCCGAACGGCTTCGACACCGAGCTGTACGTGATGAACACCGACCCGCAGCCGCGCATCGCGCAGGCGATCCAGCAGGATCTCGCGCAGGTCGGCATCCGCGCGCAGATCAAGTCGCTCGAACAGAGCAACATCATCGCGGCCGGCGGCACGAAGGACAAGGCGCCGATGATCTGGTCGGGCGGCATGGGCTGGCTCGCGGACTTCCCCGATCCGTCCGACTTCTACGGCCCGATCCTCAGTTGTTCGAGCGCGACGCCGGGCGGCTGGAACTGGCCGCTCTACTGCAACAAGGCGCTCGACGCCGAAGCGACCGCAGCGGACAGCCTCGTGAAGCCCGAACAGCGCGCCGAACGGCTCGCGAAGTGGACCAGCATCTACCGGCAGGCGATGGCCGACGCGCCGTGGGCGCCGGTGTTCAACGAGGCGCGCATCACCGTGCGCTCGCCGCGAATGGGCGGCGACGACGCGCTGTACGTCGACCCGGTCCACTACCCCGTCAACTACGACTTCATCTGGGTGAAGTAA
- a CDS encoding MFS transporter gives MQTEPARQPARAALAAFVGTTIEWYDFYIYATASALIFAKLFFPTGESFYGTLASFGTFAVGFLARPLGGIVFGHLGDRIGRKKALVATLSIMGVGTVGIGFLPTWASAGALAPTLLVLLRVAQGIAIGGEWGGAVLMAGEHAPRERRTFLASFAQLGSPAGLILALLAFRLVAHLDKGALFDWGWRLPFLASAVLLVVGLLIRSGVGESPEFDALKAQRRTAALPIVEVVRDAWRTVLLCLGANVIGVAGAWFVNTFMLNYTTQTLGLDRGLILDCLFVVAFVQLGTQLVSGWVAQRVGASRFLAVAAALAILSPYPMFVLVSTGRPVAIVVGIAIAVMCMSSSYAVMAGFMTDVFPVRVRYSAISLSYQCCAALAGGLTPLVGAVLAHAFPGQWWPLAGFYSVLAAISLGCLTALRVRRPVGETAAVAFADARAGDLS, from the coding sequence ATGCAAACGGAACCCGCCCGCCAGCCGGCGCGCGCCGCGCTCGCGGCATTCGTCGGCACGACGATCGAGTGGTACGACTTCTACATCTACGCGACCGCGTCCGCGCTGATCTTCGCGAAACTGTTCTTCCCGACCGGCGAATCGTTCTACGGCACACTCGCATCGTTCGGCACGTTCGCGGTGGGCTTTCTCGCGCGGCCTCTGGGCGGCATCGTGTTCGGGCATCTCGGCGACCGCATCGGCCGCAAGAAGGCGCTCGTCGCGACGCTGTCGATCATGGGCGTCGGCACCGTCGGCATCGGCTTTCTGCCGACGTGGGCGAGCGCCGGCGCGCTCGCGCCGACGCTGCTCGTGCTGCTGCGGGTCGCGCAGGGCATCGCGATCGGCGGCGAATGGGGCGGCGCGGTGCTGATGGCCGGCGAACACGCGCCGCGCGAACGCCGCACGTTCCTCGCCTCGTTCGCGCAGCTCGGCAGCCCCGCCGGGCTGATCCTCGCATTGCTCGCGTTCAGGCTCGTCGCCCATCTCGACAAGGGCGCGCTGTTCGACTGGGGCTGGCGGCTGCCGTTCCTCGCGAGCGCGGTGCTGCTGGTGGTCGGCCTGCTGATCCGTTCGGGCGTCGGCGAGTCGCCGGAATTCGACGCGCTGAAGGCGCAGCGCCGCACCGCCGCGCTGCCGATCGTGGAAGTCGTGCGCGACGCGTGGCGCACGGTGCTGCTGTGTCTCGGCGCGAACGTGATCGGCGTCGCGGGCGCGTGGTTCGTGAACACGTTCATGCTGAACTACACGACCCAAACACTCGGCCTCGATCGCGGCCTGATCCTCGACTGTCTGTTCGTCGTCGCGTTCGTGCAGCTCGGCACGCAGCTCGTGTCAGGCTGGGTCGCGCAGCGCGTCGGGGCCAGCCGCTTCCTCGCGGTCGCGGCCGCGCTCGCGATCCTGTCGCCGTATCCGATGTTCGTGCTCGTATCGACCGGCAGGCCGGTCGCGATCGTGGTCGGCATCGCGATCGCGGTGATGTGCATGTCGAGTTCGTATGCGGTGATGGCCGGCTTCATGACCGACGTGTTCCCGGTGCGCGTGCGGTACTCGGCGATCTCGCTGTCGTATCAGTGCTGCGCGGCGCTCGCGGGCGGTTTGACGCCGCTCGTCGGCGCGGTGCTCGCCCATGCGTTTCCCGGGCAATGGTGGCCGCTGGCCGGGTTTTATAGCGTGCTGGCGGCGATCTCGCTCGGCTGCCTGACTGCGCTGCGGGTTCGGCGGCCCGTGGGGGAAACGGCGGCTGTCGCGTTTGCGGATGCGCGGGCTGGGGATCTGTCGTGA
- a CDS encoding transporter substrate-binding domain-containing protein, whose protein sequence is MKLQRQVPIGLLWSSEGTYQRLGQSSLAGARDAIAAINRSRDYGFELHALEYDPRGQLDGYRDGATALLDAGARHVFGATTSASRKELIPDIQQRNALLWYSCSYEGFESSENVVYLCACPNQALLPLLHYALAAFGKAAFLVGSNYVWGWESNRITREVLQLAGGEVLGERYVHLGSTAGIADLIPALLRRPPSFVLNNLVGESSYSFLQALDAACADANLRLPVLSYDLTEAELDRVGPMRALRLFTAGPYFEESEPAFTLRQAKLHGPRRLSHIYTCAYVSVELFAQALRACGGDDPEPLLAYLYDTPVDTAIGTIRLSARNNHGALPCHIAELRDGRFRIVHSETRPIEADPYLTATDMRIFEAFSDDAQRRHLRIVK, encoded by the coding sequence TTGAAGCTACAACGACAGGTTCCGATCGGCTTGCTGTGGTCGAGCGAAGGCACGTATCAGCGCCTCGGCCAGAGTTCGCTCGCCGGCGCGCGCGACGCGATCGCGGCGATCAACCGGTCGCGCGACTACGGGTTCGAACTGCATGCGCTCGAATACGATCCGCGCGGCCAGCTCGACGGCTATCGCGACGGCGCGACCGCGCTGCTCGACGCGGGCGCGCGTCACGTGTTCGGCGCGACGACGTCCGCGAGCCGCAAGGAACTGATCCCGGACATTCAGCAACGCAACGCGCTGCTCTGGTATTCGTGCTCGTACGAAGGGTTCGAGAGCAGCGAGAACGTCGTTTATCTGTGCGCGTGTCCGAACCAGGCGCTGCTGCCGCTGCTGCACTACGCGCTCGCCGCGTTCGGCAAGGCCGCGTTTCTCGTCGGCTCGAACTACGTGTGGGGCTGGGAAAGCAACCGCATCACGCGCGAAGTGCTGCAACTCGCGGGCGGCGAAGTACTCGGCGAACGTTACGTGCATCTCGGCTCGACGGCCGGCATCGCCGATCTCATTCCCGCGCTGCTGCGGCGGCCGCCGTCGTTCGTGCTGAACAACCTCGTCGGCGAGTCGTCGTATTCGTTCCTGCAGGCGCTCGACGCCGCGTGCGCGGACGCGAACCTGCGGCTGCCGGTGCTCAGTTACGACCTCACCGAAGCGGAGCTGGACCGCGTCGGCCCGATGCGCGCATTGCGCCTCTTCACCGCCGGCCCGTACTTCGAGGAATCGGAGCCGGCGTTCACGCTGCGCCAGGCGAAGCTGCACGGCCCGCGCCGGCTGTCGCACATCTATACCTGCGCGTACGTGTCGGTCGAACTGTTCGCGCAGGCGCTTCGCGCGTGCGGCGGCGACGATCCTGAACCCCTGCTCGCGTACCTGTACGACACGCCGGTCGATACCGCGATCGGCACGATCCGGCTGTCCGCGCGCAACAACCACGGCGCGCTGCCCTGCCATATCGCGGAACTGCGCGACGGCCGCTTTCGCATCGTGCACAGCGAAACCCGCCCCATCGAAGCCGATCCGTACCTGACCGCCACCGACATGCGGATCTTCGAAGCCTTCTCCGACGACGCGCAGCGTCGCCATCTAAGGATCGTGAAGTGA
- a CDS encoding acetamidase/formamidase family protein, with the protein MCQHCPIKTIHGLQHHYGWDNSFAPVLHAAPGERLEFDCRDSSNGHFTRDSVVGDVVSMPFDRINPVSGPVYVDGAQPGDALQVTIERFEPGGFGWTANIPGFGLLADQFTEPALALWNYDSASLAPAAFGQFAKVPLKPFAGTIGVAPAEPGLHSVVPPRRVGGNLDIRDLAAGTTLWLPVEVDGALFSIGDTHAAQGDGEVCGTAIESAMKVVVKLDLVKGAALAAPRFSTPGPVTRHLDGAGYEVATGIGPDLMQAARDAVSRTVDWLCATHHMPAEQAYMLCSVCGDLRISEIVDQPNWVVSFYFPKIVFA; encoded by the coding sequence ATGTGCCAGCACTGCCCGATCAAGACGATTCACGGCCTGCAGCATCACTACGGCTGGGACAACAGCTTCGCGCCGGTGCTGCACGCGGCGCCCGGCGAACGGCTGGAGTTCGACTGCCGCGATTCGAGCAACGGCCACTTCACGCGCGACTCCGTGGTGGGCGACGTGGTGTCGATGCCGTTCGACCGGATCAATCCGGTCAGCGGCCCGGTGTACGTCGACGGCGCGCAGCCCGGCGACGCGTTGCAGGTGACGATCGAACGTTTCGAGCCGGGCGGCTTCGGCTGGACCGCGAACATTCCCGGCTTCGGGCTGCTCGCGGACCAGTTCACCGAGCCGGCGCTCGCGCTGTGGAACTACGATAGCGCGAGCCTCGCGCCGGCCGCGTTCGGCCAGTTCGCGAAGGTGCCGCTGAAGCCGTTCGCGGGCACGATCGGCGTCGCGCCGGCCGAGCCGGGGCTGCATTCGGTCGTGCCGCCGCGCCGGGTCGGCGGCAACCTGGACATCCGCGATCTGGCGGCCGGCACGACGCTGTGGCTGCCGGTCGAGGTGGACGGCGCGCTGTTCTCGATCGGCGACACGCATGCGGCGCAGGGCGACGGCGAGGTCTGCGGCACCGCGATCGAGAGCGCGATGAAGGTCGTCGTCAAGCTCGATCTGGTGAAGGGCGCCGCGCTCGCGGCCCCGCGCTTCAGCACGCCGGGGCCGGTCACGCGGCACCTGGACGGCGCCGGTTACGAAGTCGCGACCGGCATCGGCCCCGATCTCATGCAGGCCGCGCGCGACGCGGTGAGCCGCACGGTGGACTGGCTGTGCGCGACGCACCACATGCCCGCCGAACAGGCGTACATGCTGTGCTCGGTTTGCGGCGATCTGCGCATCAGCGAGATCGTCGATCAGCCGAACTGGGTCGTGTCGTTCTACTTTCCGAAGATCGTGTTCGCATGA
- a CDS encoding PPC domain-containing DNA-binding protein, with protein sequence MQAHPLRLSPRDDLRRALENELARLGLHAAFVIQGIGSLDVAQLRFASADAPTELRADLEILTLAGSLSPDGVHLHMSVSDPEGRVWGGHVAPGCRVRTTAEILLALLPAHRFARAFDPASGYNELFISEEADTRRR encoded by the coding sequence ATGCAAGCTCATCCTTTACGTCTGTCTCCGCGCGATGACCTGCGCCGCGCGCTCGAAAACGAACTGGCCCGGCTCGGCCTGCACGCGGCGTTCGTGATCCAGGGGATCGGCAGCCTCGACGTTGCGCAACTGCGGTTCGCAAGCGCCGATGCGCCGACCGAACTGCGCGCGGATCTGGAGATCCTGACGCTGGCCGGCTCGCTGTCGCCGGACGGCGTGCATCTGCACATGTCGGTTTCGGACCCGGAAGGCCGCGTATGGGGCGGCCATGTCGCGCCCGGATGCCGGGTTCGCACGACGGCCGAAATCCTGCTCGCGCTGCTGCCCGCGCATCGTTTCGCGAGAGCGTTCGATCCGGCATCCGGATACAACGAACTGTTCATCTCGGAAGAGGCGGATACGCGGCGGCGATGA
- a CDS encoding ABC transporter permease translates to MKVLFRILRRPTASFALAFIVLIVALAIFAPWIAPFDPMQQMADGLTLEGAPLPPDHTYWLGTDLLGRDLLSRLVYGARTSLFIGVVANGIAVVIGTLVGLSAGFLRGWTGVVLMRFADLMMAFPALLLAITLAAVFRPGVWIVAMVIAMVNWVQIARVIYTETVALSAREFIVVERALGASPARILFSHLLPHLMPTILVWSTLGISTTVLLEATLSYLGVGVQPPMPSWGNIIFESQTYFSSAPWLVLFPGVVIVLLSLSFNLLGDALRDELDPTLKEAH, encoded by the coding sequence ATGAAAGTCCTGTTCCGCATCCTGCGCCGCCCGACGGCTTCGTTCGCGCTCGCGTTCATCGTGCTGATCGTCGCGCTGGCGATCTTCGCGCCGTGGATCGCGCCGTTCGACCCGATGCAGCAGATGGCCGACGGCCTCACGCTCGAAGGCGCGCCGCTGCCGCCCGATCACACGTACTGGCTCGGCACCGACCTGCTCGGCCGCGATCTGCTGTCGCGGCTGGTGTACGGCGCGCGCACGTCGCTCTTCATCGGCGTCGTCGCAAACGGCATCGCGGTCGTGATCGGCACGCTGGTCGGCCTCTCCGCGGGGTTCCTGCGCGGCTGGACCGGCGTCGTGCTGATGCGCTTCGCCGACCTGATGATGGCGTTCCCGGCGCTGCTGCTCGCCATCACGCTCGCAGCCGTGTTCCGCCCCGGCGTGTGGATCGTCGCGATGGTGATCGCGATGGTCAACTGGGTGCAGATCGCGCGCGTGATCTACACGGAAACGGTCGCGCTGTCCGCGCGCGAGTTCATCGTCGTCGAACGCGCGCTCGGCGCGAGCCCCGCGCGCATCCTGTTCTCGCATCTGCTGCCGCACCTGATGCCGACGATCCTCGTATGGTCCACGCTCGGCATTTCGACGACGGTGCTGCTCGAAGCGACGCTGTCGTATCTCGGTGTCGGCGTGCAGCCGCCGATGCCAAGCTGGGGAAACATCATCTTCGAAAGCCAGACCTATTTCAGTTCCGCGCCGTGGCTCGTGCTGTTTCCGGGCGTCGTGATCGTGCTGCTGTCGCTGTCGTTCAACCTGCTCGGCGACGCGCTGCGCGACGAACTCGACCCGACGCTCAAGGAGGCCCACTGA
- a CDS encoding CaiB/BaiF CoA transferase family protein: MRTAMRATSSDTQAPRVDGALHGLRVVDLSRVLGGPYCTQALADHGAQVIKLEPPDGDETRGWGPPFVGDTASYFVGVNRNKQGIAVDLARDEGRAILWQLLEGADVLVENFKPGTLARWGMDYERDLKPRFPRLIHCAISGFGADGPLGGLPGYDAVIQAMAGLMSVNGERDGPALRIGLPIVDMVTGLNALAGILLALAERAHSGRGQSVDIALYDCGVSLLHPHLPNYFGNGRTPQRSGNAHPNIAPYDSYRTATAPIFLAVGNDRQFAKLCAHLGAPELADDPRFADNRSRCAHRAELKAALETRLAAHPCERVAVELIAAGVPCGPVQTVDAVAAHPHTRHRKMLVELGDYRGTGSPVKLSRTPATYRTPPPALGADTRAVLDRLGIDAHTQRKLIDAGVLKE, encoded by the coding sequence ATGAGGACGGCGATGCGAGCAACCTCAAGCGACACCCAAGCGCCGCGCGTGGACGGCGCGCTGCACGGCCTGCGCGTCGTGGACCTGAGCCGCGTGCTCGGCGGCCCGTACTGCACGCAGGCGCTCGCCGATCACGGCGCGCAGGTGATCAAACTCGAACCGCCGGACGGCGACGAAACGCGCGGCTGGGGGCCGCCGTTCGTCGGCGACACCGCGTCGTACTTCGTCGGCGTGAACCGCAACAAGCAGGGCATCGCAGTCGACCTGGCGCGCGACGAAGGCCGCGCGATCCTGTGGCAACTGCTCGAAGGCGCGGACGTGCTGGTCGAGAACTTCAAGCCCGGCACGCTCGCGCGCTGGGGGATGGACTACGAGCGCGACCTGAAGCCCCGCTTCCCGCGCCTGATTCACTGCGCGATCTCCGGCTTCGGCGCGGACGGCCCGCTCGGCGGCCTGCCCGGCTACGACGCGGTGATCCAGGCGATGGCCGGCCTGATGAGCGTGAACGGCGAACGCGACGGCCCCGCGCTGCGCATCGGCCTGCCGATCGTCGACATGGTGACCGGCCTGAACGCGCTCGCCGGCATCCTGCTCGCGCTGGCCGAACGCGCGCACAGCGGACGCGGACAGTCGGTCGACATCGCGCTGTACGACTGCGGCGTGTCGCTGCTGCATCCGCATCTGCCGAACTACTTCGGCAACGGGCGCACGCCGCAGCGCAGCGGCAACGCCCATCCGAACATCGCGCCATACGACAGCTACCGGACCGCCACCGCGCCGATCTTCCTCGCGGTCGGCAACGACCGGCAGTTCGCGAAGCTGTGCGCCCATCTCGGCGCGCCCGAACTCGCGGACGATCCGCGTTTCGCGGACAACCGCAGCCGCTGCGCGCATCGCGCCGAACTGAAGGCCGCGCTCGAAACGCGCCTCGCCGCGCATCCGTGCGAACGCGTCGCCGTCGAACTGATCGCGGCCGGCGTGCCGTGCGGGCCGGTGCAGACCGTCGATGCGGTCGCCGCGCATCCGCACACGCGCCACCGGAAGATGCTCGTCGAACTCGGCGATTATCGCGGCACCGGCTCGCCGGTCAAGCTGTCGCGCACGCCGGCGACGTACCGTACGCCGCCGCCCGCGCTCGGCGCCGACACGCGCGCGGTGCTCGACCGCCTCGGCATCGACGCGCACACGCAGCGGAAGCTGATCGACGCGGGCGTGCTGAAGGAATGA